The following proteins are encoded in a genomic region of Fusarium oxysporum f. sp. lycopersici 4287 chromosome 1, whole genome shotgun sequence:
- a CDS encoding methylmalonate-semialdehyde dehydrogenase (acylating) gives MRRAISRGLGASSRSTPALSRSSLLASSNITSGSSHVAARRIHATSKQLQPVTAALASTASSYPTTHAKVEAVDTPYFIDNKFVSSSTDKYIDLHDPATNELVTRVPQMTDAEMKAAVASAEKAFKSWKNTTVISRQQIMFRFVQLIRENWDRLAASITLEQGKTFADAKGDVLRGLQVAEAAIAAPELLKGEVLEVSKDMETRTYREPLGVTAAICPFNFPAMIPLWCIPIATITGNTLILKPSERDPGAAMIIAELVQKAGFPEGVVNIIHGAHRTVDFILDEPAIKAISFVGGNKAGEYIFSRGSANGKRVQANLGAKNHAVVSPDANKNQFINSITGAAFGAAGQRCMALSTLVMVGETKEWLNEVAEQAKHLNVNGGFEEGADLGPVISPQSKERIEKLIESAEKEGATILLDGRGYKPSKYPNGNWVGPTIITNVTPDMTCYKEEVFGPVLVCLNAESIDDAIDLVNKNEYGNGTAIFTRSGATAETFRKNIEAGQVGINVPIPVPLPMFSFTGNKKSIAGGGASTFYGKPGINFYTQLKTVTALWQSADAVAKKADVSMPTQQ, from the exons atgcGTCGCGCAATCTCTCGCGGCCTGGGTGCTTCCAGCCGATCTACTCCCGCCCTTTCTCGATCCTCTCTCCTCGCCTCATCTAACATCACAAGCGGCTCGTCCCATGTCGCTGCCAGGCGCATTCATGCGACAAGcaagcagcttcagcctgTGACGGCTGCCCTGGCCTCAACCGCCAGCAGTTATCCTACCACTCACGCAAAGGTCGAGGCGGTCGATACTCCCTACTTCATTGACAACAAGTTTGTTTCGTCTTCGACCGATAAGTACATCGACTTGCACGATCCCGCTACCAACGAGCTCGTTACTCGTGTCCCTCAGATGACCGACGCTGAGATGAAGGCTGCCGTTGCAAGCGCCGAGAAGGCCTTCAAGTCATGGAAGAACACTACTGTCATCTCTCGACAGCAGATCATGTTCCGATTTGTCCAGCTTATTCGTGAGAATTGGGACCGCCTCGCTGCCAGCATTACTCTCGAGCAAGGCAAGACCTTTGCTGATGCCAAGGGTGATGTCCTTCGTGGTCTTCAGGTCGCTGAGGCTGCTATTGCCGCCccagagcttctcaagggTGAGGTCCTTGAAGTCTCCAAGGACATGGAGACCCGAACCTACCGTGAGCCCCTGGGTGTCACCGCTGCTATCTGCCCCTTCA ACTTCCCTGCCATGATTCCCCTTTGGTGCATCCCTATTGCCACCATCACTGGAAACACCCTCATACTCAAGCCTTCTGAGCGTGACCCCGGTGCTGCCATGATCATTGCCGAGCTTGTCCAGAAGGCTGGCTTCCCCGAGGGTGTTGTCAACATCATTCACGGTGCCCACCGCACCGTCgacttcatcctcgatgAGCCCGCTATCAAAGCAATCAGCTTCGTTGGTGGTAACAAGGCCGGCGAGTACATCTTCAGCCGTGGTTCCGCCAATGGCAAGCGTGTTCAGGCCAACCTGGGCGCCAAGAACCACGCTGTCGTCTCTCCTGATGCCAACAAGAACCAGTTCATCAACTCCATTACCGGTGCCGCTTTCGGTGCTGCCGGTCAGCGCTGCATGGCTTTGAGCACTCTTGTTATGGTTGGCGAGACCAAGGAGTGGCTCAACGAGGTCGCCGAGCAAGCCAAGCATCTCAACGTCAATGGTGGCTTCGAGGAGGGCGCCGATCTCGGTCCCGTGATCTCCCCGCAGAGCAAGGAGCGTATCGAGAAGCTCATTGAGTCTGCCGAGAAGGAGGGTGCTACTATTCTTCTCGATGGCCGTGGCTACAAGCCCAGCAAGTACCCTAACGGTAACTGGGTTGGCCCTaccatcatcaccaatgtCACACCTGACATGACCTGTTACAAGGAGGAGGTCTTCGGCCCGGTCCTTGTCTGCCTCAACGCAGAGTCCATTGATGACGCTATCGACCTTGTTAACAAGAACGAGTATGGTAATGGTACTGCTATCTTCACCAGGTCTGGTGCTACTGCCGAGACCTTCCGCAAGAACATTGAGGCTGGTCAGGTGGGCATCAATGTCCCTATCCCTGTCCCTCTGCCCATGTTCTCTTTCACTGGTAACAAGAAGTCTATTGCTGGTGGCGGTGCCAGCACATTCTACGGAAAGCCTGGCATCAACTTCTACACTCAGCTCAAGACTGTCACAGCTCTATGGCAGAGTGCTGATGCCGTTGCTAAAAAGGCTGATGTTTCCATGCCTACCCAACAATAA
- a CDS encoding calnexin yields MKLNAVAAAMSAAMLTGNVHAEDIKKASPSVPDKLPTFTPTVVKADFLEQFTDDWDQRWKPSHAKKDTSGSEEEWAYVGEWAVEEPVQYKGIEGDKGLVVKNPAAHHAISAKFPKKIDNKDNTLVVQYEVKLQNGLECGGAYMKLLRDNKALHQEEFANTTPYVIMFGPDKCGHTNKVHFIFNHKNPKTGEYEEKHLDSPPTAKITKTTELYTLIVHPNNTYVIKQNNEEVKTGSLLEDFTPAVNPPAEIDDANDKKPEDWVDQARIPDPEAKKPEDWDEDAPYEIVDEEAEKPEDWLENEPVTIPDPEAEKPDDWDDEEDGDWIAPTVPNPKCADASGCGPWTKPMKRNPDYKGKWTAPYIENPAYKGTWAPRKIKNPDYFEDKNPANFEPMGAIGFEIWTMQNDILFDNIYIGHSIEDANKLAEETFGVKHPIEKALFDADKPKQEDKPKSPSDLKFLDDPVHYITEKVELFKAIAAQDPIEAIKFVPEVAGAFAAIIIGAAGLIAVLFNLGKSPAVQQTAEKASDKAKQVKDKAAEATATGAEQVKGAVNKRTTRSQS; encoded by the exons atgaagctcAACGCTGTTGCAGCGGCCATGTCGGCTGCCATGCTTACGGGCAACGTCCACGCCGAGgacatcaagaaggcttcCCCTTCTGTTCCCGACAAGCTCCCTACATTCACC CCGACCGTTGTCAAGGCCGACTTCCTTGAGCAATTCACCGATGACTGGGACCAGCGATGGAAGCCCTCTCACGCGAAGAAGGACACATCTGGCTCCGAGGAGGAATGGGCTTATGTTGGCGAGTGGGCCGTTGAAGAGCCCGTACAGTACAAGGGCATCGAGGGCGATAAAGGTCTTGTTGTTAAGAACCCTGCGGCGCACCATGCTATTTCCGCCAAGTTCCCTAAGAAGATTGACAACAAGGACAACACCCTCGTCGTCCAGTATGAGGTGAAGCTGCAAA ATGGCCTCGAGTGTGGTGGTGCTTACATGAAGCTCCTTCGCGACAACAAGGCTCTCCATCAGGAAGAGTTCGCAAACACAACCCCCTACGTGATCATGTTCGGTCCCGACAAGTGTGGCCACACCAACAAAGTCCACTTCATTTTCAACCACAAGAACCCCAAGACTGGCGAGTATGAGGAGAAGCATCTCGATTCTCCCCCCACCGCCAAGATTACAAAGACCACCGAGCTTTACACCTTGATCGTTCATCCCAACAACACCTACGTCATCAAGCAAAATAATGAGGAGGTCAAGACCGGCAGCCTCTTGGAGGATTTCACCCCCGCTGTCAACCCCCCGGCCGAGATTGATGATGCAAACGATAAGAAGCCTGAGGACTGGGTTGACCAAGCACGCATTCCCGATCCtgaggccaagaagcctgaggatTGGGACGAGGATGCCCCCTACGAGATTGTCGACGAGGAAGCTGAGAAACCTGAGGACTGGCTCGAGAACGAGCCCGTCACCATCCCCGACCCTGAGGCCGAGAAGCCAGATGATTgggatgacgaggaggacggCGACTGGATCGCCCCTACCGTCCCCAACCCCAAGTGTGCCGACGCCTCTGGTTGCGGCCCGTGGACCAAGCCAATGAAGCGCAACCCCGACTACAAGGGTAAGTGGACTGCACCTTACATCGAGAACCCCGCATACAAGGGAACTTGGGCTCCccgcaagatcaagaaccCCGACTACTTTGAGGACAAGAACCCTGCCAACTTCGAGCCCATGGGAGCCATTGGTTTCGAGATCTGGACTATGCAGAATGATATTCTCTTTGACAACATCTACATTGGTCACTCCATTGAGGACGCCAACAAGCTCGCTGAGGAGACCTTTGGTGTCAAGCACCCCATCGAGAAGGCCCTCTTCGATGCCGACAAGCCTAAGCAGGAGGACAAGCCTAAGTCCCCCAGCGACCTCAAGTTCCTCGATGACCCTGTTCACTACATCACCGAGAAGgtcgagctcttcaaggCCATTGCCGCTCAGGACCCCATCGAGGCCATCAAGTTCGTCCCTGAGGTTGCTGGAGCTTTTGCCGCCATTATCATTGGTGCCGCTGGCCTCATCGCTGTTCTGTTCAACCTTGGCAAGTCACCCGCTGTTCAGCAGACTGCTGAAAAGGCATCcgacaaggccaagcaggtcaaggataaggctgctgaggccaCCGCTACCGGCGCTGAGCAGGTCAAGGGCGCTGTTAACAAGCGCACTACCCGCAGCCAGTCAtaa